The DNA window CGGGGGCGGAGGTGGAGAGCGCGGGTGCCATCTCCAATGTCATCGCCGATCTCGGGATGCCGGTATACGGGATGCAGACTCCGAATGGCTACTCCATGAAGGCAGATCCGTGGAACAGTTCGGCCTCGCTGATCGCCCGGCTGAACTTCGCTCTGGCTCTCTCGTCGAATCGGGTTGTTGGGGTGAAGGTGGACTGGAGCAAGCTTCTGGATGCTTCGGAGGGCGGGAAGTCGGGGGCGGAGCTCGGTCCGGAAGAGAAGGAATCGAAGCTCGAAGCGAACCTTATCCACATGGCTGCGAGCGAGCGCACGCGCGGCGCCATACTTGCGCAGGTGACCTCTGACCCTGAACAGCAGCAAGCGAGCCTGAAGCAGGTGGCGGTGGTTGACCGGAAGCGGGATCCCCTTGCTTTGGGCACTCCGGGCTTGCGCGGTGCAGTTCCATTGCCGACAGATACTCAGGCTTCGCTGGCGGCGGGACTGTTGTTCGGTTCGCCGGAGTTCCAGAGACGCTAGGCTGATCGGATCGGCCAGAGGTGGTTCATAGGCCCTCGGCCTTGACCGATGGGGACTGCGGATCGCAAGGCTTCGGCTACGTAGTTTTTGGCATTTTGTGCTGCTGTTGCCGTATCGTCCCCGAGAACCAGTCTGCTGAGCAGCGCGCTTGAGAGTGCGCAGCCCGTTCCGTGGGTCGATCTCGTCTCGATGTGCTCTCCCGCGATCCAGTGCTGCTCGCCTGCGGCAGTGACCAGAAGATCGTTGGGAGGAATCTGATCTCCTCCGGTCGCAAGTATGTGAATTGGTCTGCCTCCCAGGAGCGCCAGTTCCCTTTGCAGAGCTTCGGCAGCTCGGACGACCTGGTTTTGTGAGGCCAGATCTGAGTTCCCTGTCAGCCCACCCAGCTCGGCGTGGTTGGGCGTGACCCAGTCCACCAGCGGGAGTAGCTTTCTTCGCATGAGGTTGACTCCTGCGGGTTCGAGCAGCTCTCGGCCTGAGGAAGATCGAAGCACAGGGTCGAGCACAACCGGGATGGTTGAGCCGCGACTGCGGAGACGTTCAAGATAGTCACAGACCGCTGCGACCGCTGCGCTGGATCCCAGCATGCCGATCTTGATGCCGGCAGGTGGCAGGTCGTCGTCGAGGCACGCCAGGCTCTCTGCCAGGACTTCGCCTTCGACGGGGTAAACGGCCCGAACGCCCAAAGTCGATTGAACGGTCAAAGCCGTGATGCAGGAGGTGCCGAATAGACCATGCGCCGCGAAGACCATCAGGTCTGCTGTTACACCGGCACCTGATGATGGATCGAAGCCAGCGATCGTGAGGAGGGTCTGCACCTCTCCGATAGTATTCGTTACACTTGGAGGCATGGAAATCGCATCGCCTCACAGGCTGGGCCAGGCTGTCGTTGAAGGTCGACTGGATGCGAGAGACCGCCTCGCAGTGGCTCTGGACTTCCCTTCTGCCACTGCCGCGCTTGCCTTCGTCGACCGGCTTGAAGGGCGCTGCCGATGGTTCAAGGTGGGGATGGAGCTCTTCTACGCCGCTGGGAGCGGGCTGATCCACGACCTCCGCGAAAAGGGTTTTGAAGTCTTCCTAGACCTGAAGCTGCACGATATTCCGAATACGGTTGCTGGCGCGGTTCGATCGGTCACTGCAACCGGAGCCTCTCTGCTTACGCTTCACGCGTCTGGTGGCGAGCGGATGATGCTTGCTGCGGTTGAAGCGGCGCAGGCATCGGGATCGCCGAGACTCTTAGCGGTCACGGTCCTGACGAGCATGGACGCAGCCGATCTGAACGGGACGGGTGTAGCGTCGAGTCCACGCGACCAGGCTATCCGGCTGGCACTGCTGGCGCAGAAGTGTGGCGTTGCCGGGATGGTCTGCTCGCCGGAAGAGGTGGAAGTCCTGCGCGGCAAGCTTGATGTCGGCAATCTGCTGGTGGTGCCCGGGATTCGTCCGGCTGGCGCTCCCATTGGCGACCAGCGGAGGATTTCGACTCCTGGCTCGGCCATTCGCGATGGAGCATCGATGCTGGTTGTGGGCCGGCCGATCACGCAGGCGGCAGATCCGGCGCAGGCAGCGGCGTCGATTTTGGCTGAGATTGAAGCTGCCAGCTAGTAGCGACATATTGCGATCATTCTGAGGCGCAGCCGAAGAATCCCCACATTTTGCTCGTGCTGCCGGAAAGCTCTGTAGGCAGGACACAGAATGCGGGGATTCTTCCCCTTCGCTACGCTCAAGGGTCAGAATGACGGCCTCTTCGGATATGAAGAGGCTTGCGCGGACGATCTATCCCCTAATTCGCGATCTCCGTCTGCAGTTGAATATCGCTAAGCCGGAGCGCAAGCGATTTGGCGGAGCCGCCTCCCTTGAGAAACTCGCTCAGGTCGAGCTGAACGACGTCGAATCCAAGACGGGCCAGCCGGCGGGAGAGGTCGGGCGAGACCTTGTGCATCAGGATGGTCTCACCGACGTTAATGACGTTGCACGCAAACGCGGTGGCTTCGTCCTCGGAGACAGCGATTCGCTTTTCCGCAGGGTAGCTGGCTTCAATCGCCGCGCGTGAGGCTGCGTCGAAGGCATCCGGGAAGTACAGCAGATGGCCGCCGGAGAGCGGAGCGAAGCAGGTGTCTAGGTGGTAGAAGCGCGGATCGACGAGGTGCAGCGAGACGACCGGGAGATGCCAGGCTTGCGCCAGATGGCGGTGGCACTGGAGACAGGTGCGAACGCCGTGCGCCGCCCACAGGAGCTTGCCGTTGAAGTCGAAGATGGCATCGCCTTCGCCCTCGAAGGCGGTCTCGCGAGGCGTCTCCCAGAGGAGAAAGCCGTGATCGTGCAGCCAGCGCCGCACCGGTTGCTCTTCGACGCGGCGCTCGGGGTGAGCGAAGCTCGAGACGGCAGCGACGCCGTGCTGAACCACGGCGGTGTGGCCGACGAAGACCATGTCAGGCGATCCCTGTACGGCGGGAATCAACCGTACATCAGCGATCATCTGCAGCTGGCGATGCAACTCGCGCCACTGGGCGAAGGCGAGATCGCGGTTTAAGCGGTGAAGATTGCCCGCCATCCATGGGTTGATGACGTAGTCGACATCATACCACTGTGGGGCGCACATCAGGAAGGTCGGGGTATCGAATTGGGGGGGAGGTGGGGTGTTTCGGGAGGTTGTCGTGCTGCTCACTGTATCCAACTGCAAACCGGTACTGCTTTTCATGACAAGAGGTCCTGCTTTCAGTGCTTGAGTCTCCCCCTGTCCACACAGCTTCGTCAAGTGCTTCAAGCAAAATTAACGGTACCTCTATGGGATTGAATCAGAAGAGGTAACTTACGGCTGGGAGGGCGACTGCCGATTATTCGAGTCGACGCAAAAAGCCCCGTTGCCGGAGCTTATTTTGCTTATGAAACGAGTATGAGATCGATACCCTGGTTTAGAGCTTTTCGAAGAACTCGCACGCCGAGCAGGAGATGTACACTCCGCCGGGGATGCCGCGCTCGCGGTCTTTTACGCGCTTCACGATGCGGGTGGGCTTGGAGCACTTGGGGCAATCGGTGCTCTTGTTGGTATCCATGACTTTCTTGCGGTCGCCGGTCTTGGCAATCTTCGACATTGTCGTAATCTCCTGATGCTGATCTCTAGGCTGTCCACGGAAAGCACGACTCCAACCATGGCTGCCGGTTCGGGCAAGGCATCGGAGGGTCGGACGAGTGTTTGACGCCCTTCGATAAGTCTACATGAAGGAGCGCGATCAGGGGCTTTGCCATTGCATGAACATGATCCCGTGACGGCGTAGAGGCGGGAGGCCGCCTTGGGCCTCATGTATCCTTTCTCTATACGCAGCCTTGCCATACGACCGTTCGAGGAGATTGCCGTTGAAGCGAATTGTTGAACTGGACGGGGTGCGGACGGTAGCGGTTGCAGGCGTGATCGCCTGCCACTTCGCTCCCTTCTCGAACTGGTTCGGCCAGATTCCAGCGCACTACGGCGGTTTGGGAGTGGATATCTTCTTCGTCCTCTCCGGCTTCCTGATCACCACCATCCTGCTGGAGCTCAAGCACGCGGAGCATCCCTACAAGGTCTTCTACGCGCGCCGGTTCATCCGGATCATGCCGCCTTATATTCTGCTGCTGGTAATCGTCTACGGGATCGCCCTTTTCGCACACGATCCGATTGAGCCGCAGAAGTTCTTCGGACAGATCCTCTTCCTGCGAAGCTTCCTGAATATTGGGAGCGATCTGCATCGGCTCGTAGCGGTGATTCATCACCCAAGCCTGATCCCGAATCCATTTGCCATCACCTTCAACAAGTTTGTCGAACCGGATTACCCGATCCTGCCGATCACAGGTGCCCTGGGGCCGACCTGGTCGCTTTCGGTAGAAGAGTGGTTCTACGTTCTGTGGGCACCCGTGGTCCTGTTGCTCAACCGAACATGGATCGTCGCGGTGGGAGTTGCGATGTGCGTTGGGGGATTTCTGCTCCGGTGGATCATCAGCCCGCCTTCGATGATCCTGCGCTCGAGCGACATACTGATTGCGGGTGCGCTGCTGGCCCTTTGGATTGAGCACCGCAGAAGCCTCGATCCTCAAACGCAGCAGCGAAATGATCTTCTCTTCGGATTCGCTTCAGCGCTCTCGGGCGCTGTCTATCTGCTGCTTGTGATCGTGCATCGGGAACTTGTGAGCATGACGTTCGCCGAGTTCGCATTCGCGGGAGCCGTGGGTTGGCTGATCCTTCATGCGGGATCGTCGAACCCTGTCAGCTGGTTTCTACGGTTAAAGCCGATGGTCTATCTCGGTTCGATCAGCTACATGCTGTATCTGATCCACCTTCCCATGTACTTCCTAGTCCGGGCGGGTGTGACGCGAGTCGCAGGGGGAGTAAACCAGGAGGCCCGCTACTGGATCGTTTCCGTAACAACCGCCATTCTGTCGGTGGCGTTCTCTGCCGCGTCCTGGAAGTTCTATGAGTCGCCGATCCTGAAGCACAAAGACCGTTTCACGGACTGGGTGCTGGGGCGGAAAGAGCAGCTTGCAACGGTAGACACCACTCACTGAGTCGGTGGTGCCGGGGGAGATGCCGGCTGCTGCGTTGGGTCAGGAGCGGAACCGGTCTTCGACGGCGGAGGATACTGGACGCGATGGGCGTTGCTCACCGGCGCCGTATCGTCCTTCTCACCTGCCTGGCGAAGAGTCGGCGGAGCTACCGGGTGATTCGGGTCGATTCCATCGCCGAGAGCGATGTCTCGCTTGTCGGGCTCAGGAGCGAACTCGCCCATCTCGTTCTGGTCGTGAACCTCGATCGGCTTGCCTAACGCGGCAACCTTGACCAGCACGACGCGATCGCCTTTGAAGCGCACGAAGCGGACGGTCTGCGGGACATGGCCGTAGATCCATTCCTCGTAGTGAACGCCCTCCGGAGCGTCGTCGGCGTGTTCGCGGACTTTGCTTTCGGGTGCGCCTACAGAGGCGAGAACCATCTTGCGGTCCATCCCGACCAGGACCTCGTGTGCGGAGATAGATTCTTTGACTGGGGCGGGTAGGCTATCAGCGTAGGCGTCGGTGGAGGTCTTAGCACCGAAGTCGATCACAGGCGCGAGGAGAGCCTTCACCTCAGGCGCGGAGATCTCGGGCACTCCGTCCTTGAAGACGAGGGTGACGCGACTCCCCGTCGGGTCGTCACCCCGGCGCACGACCGGTGCATCGCCGAAGGAGACGTGGCTGAGAAAGCGATGCTTGGCGTAGGGGCCGCCGTTGACGTCGATCACGATCCGGTCGGGCTTGAAGGTCAGGGCCGTCACCACAACCCTGTCTCCGACGTTTGCGGAGGCGCCCTTCTCGTAGATCATCTTCTTGTACTCGGCAGGCCCGGGCGTGAGTTCGCCGTTCGCTTCGAGGGTCAGGCCCGGCCCCATGGGAAGCACGCGGTGGGCGAAGCCCTGCTCTGACTCGAGGTCGCGGATCAGCTCGCGGCGTCCGCGCTCTGAGAGGCGACCGTCGGGTAGCTGCATATGGGTGGGGGTGAAATCGGTCGATATTCCGGCGGTGGCGCTATGTTCGCCGACCACGAAGACATCCGGCTTCGGCTTCGCCGGTTCACCGTTCTGCGAGATGGCGGCGGTCGACGACGCGGCGATCAGAAATAAAGGGGCCCATCTGGACGCGGAGTTCACCATGTTGCACCTCAGATGCAAGTGATTCTCCGCTCATCCAGGAGGTTTGACAAGTCAATTGCGAAGGCGTAGCGACCGGAAGGTTCAATTTCGACACTGCGCTTTCAGCGGCGCCGGAACTAGCGGTCCGGCTCGACCGATCTAGACTGCGGAGTCGTGGGCAGAATCTGCACCAGAGCCGGAGGGGCTGGAGGAATCGACCGCTCCATCTCGGTGTGGGCGGCAGGCGGAGGAACATCCATTGCATACCCGGCGGGGATCAGCGGCTTCCGGGTGTAGTCCCATGCCCAATCGCTGCTAACGAGAACAACCGCAACGATGGCTGCGCCAAGCGGGATGAGGGTCCATGGGGCGGCCTCGATTCCGAAGAATCCGCCGGTCAGCCACGGGCGGCCGATCGCGCGAGTCTCCACGAAAGAGGCTAGATTATCGATGCCATTGACCGGCAGGCCAAACAGAATGCCCAGACTCGCGATCCAGGCAAAGTGAATTCCCCAGCCCAGCCAGAGGCCGTGGGTTCGCAGCCAGGCGAG is part of the Granulicella aggregans genome and encodes:
- the thiD gene encoding bifunctional hydroxymethylpyrimidine kinase/phosphomethylpyrimidine kinase; this translates as MPPSVTNTIGEVQTLLTIAGFDPSSGAGVTADLMVFAAHGLFGTSCITALTVQSTLGVRAVYPVEGEVLAESLACLDDDLPPAGIKIGMLGSSAAVAAVCDYLERLRSRGSTIPVVLDPVLRSSSGRELLEPAGVNLMRRKLLPLVDWVTPNHAELGGLTGNSDLASQNQVVRAAEALQRELALLGGRPIHILATGGDQIPPNDLLVTAAGEQHWIAGEHIETRSTHGTGCALSSALLSRLVLGDDTATAAQNAKNYVAEALRSAVPIGQGRGPMNHLWPIRSA
- the pyrF gene encoding orotidine-5'-phosphate decarboxylase, translated to MEIASPHRLGQAVVEGRLDARDRLAVALDFPSATAALAFVDRLEGRCRWFKVGMELFYAAGSGLIHDLREKGFEVFLDLKLHDIPNTVAGAVRSVTATGASLLTLHASGGERMMLAAVEAAQASGSPRLLAVTVLTSMDAADLNGTGVASSPRDQAIRLALLAQKCGVAGMVCSPEEVEVLRGKLDVGNLLVVPGIRPAGAPIGDQRRISTPGSAIRDGASMLVVGRPITQAADPAQAAASILAEIEAAS
- a CDS encoding dimethylarginine dimethylaminohydrolase family protein is translated as MKSSTGLQLDTVSSTTTSRNTPPPPQFDTPTFLMCAPQWYDVDYVINPWMAGNLHRLNRDLAFAQWRELHRQLQMIADVRLIPAVQGSPDMVFVGHTAVVQHGVAAVSSFAHPERRVEEQPVRRWLHDHGFLLWETPRETAFEGEGDAIFDFNGKLLWAAHGVRTCLQCHRHLAQAWHLPVVSLHLVDPRFYHLDTCFAPLSGGHLLYFPDAFDAASRAAIEASYPAEKRIAVSEDEATAFACNVINVGETILMHKVSPDLSRRLARLGFDVVQLDLSEFLKGGGSAKSLALRLSDIQLQTEIAN
- a CDS encoding Rcat domain-containing protein, which encodes MSKIAKTGDRKKVMDTNKSTDCPKCSKPTRIVKRVKDRERGIPGGVYISCSACEFFEKL
- a CDS encoding acyltransferase family protein — translated: MKRIVELDGVRTVAVAGVIACHFAPFSNWFGQIPAHYGGLGVDIFFVLSGFLITTILLELKHAEHPYKVFYARRFIRIMPPYILLLVIVYGIALFAHDPIEPQKFFGQILFLRSFLNIGSDLHRLVAVIHHPSLIPNPFAITFNKFVEPDYPILPITGALGPTWSLSVEEWFYVLWAPVVLLLNRTWIVAVGVAMCVGGFLLRWIISPPSMILRSSDILIAGALLALWIEHRRSLDPQTQQRNDLLFGFASALSGAVYLLLVIVHRELVSMTFAEFAFAGAVGWLILHAGSSNPVSWFLRLKPMVYLGSISYMLYLIHLPMYFLVRAGVTRVAGGVNQEARYWIVSVTTAILSVAFSAASWKFYESPILKHKDRFTDWVLGRKEQLATVDTTH
- a CDS encoding DUF2845 domain-containing protein codes for the protein MHLRCNMVNSASRWAPLFLIAASSTAAISQNGEPAKPKPDVFVVGEHSATAGISTDFTPTHMQLPDGRLSERGRRELIRDLESEQGFAHRVLPMGPGLTLEANGELTPGPAEYKKMIYEKGASANVGDRVVVTALTFKPDRIVIDVNGGPYAKHRFLSHVSFGDAPVVRRGDDPTGSRVTLVFKDGVPEISAPEVKALLAPVIDFGAKTSTDAYADSLPAPVKESISAHEVLVGMDRKMVLASVGAPESKVREHADDAPEGVHYEEWIYGHVPQTVRFVRFKGDRVVLVKVAALGKPIEVHDQNEMGEFAPEPDKRDIALGDGIDPNHPVAPPTLRQAGEKDDTAPVSNAHRVQYPPPSKTGSAPDPTQQPASPPAPPTQ